The Chthonomonadales bacterium genome includes a region encoding these proteins:
- a CDS encoding cellulase family glycosylhydrolase, whose product MGQPVCIHPDNPKLFLFRGRPLVAVTATEHYGAVMNRPFRFERYLDDAGARGLTLTRLFVLFRELQAATNPYSTCKPESPDYIAPFARTGPGAALDGQPRFDLDRDNPEFYDRLHRFVAAAGEKGILVEVTLLSNTYGPHIWALNPLHAANNVNALPEIPWPDYTSLRHPEVYARQARHVRRIARELNGCDNVFFEICNEPGGQAPAGPGVPTVDEVNAWQGAIAAVIRETEAILPNRHLVAGQEAFRWEPFEQTTTRTFRDFPVDIVNVHPLPATTFDGQTYDMGAFMSGQLRLRAVRDYCLATFAEPRPLNLDEDNAASQYKDEGGWTVHRKRAWVALVCGAHYDYIDFSIINYCEAGTAESRRGIRGPMGHLARFMHSLDLAAARPLPGIVRRAPRHALDAAFGVPGRDVAVYLADERETGEAGCGEPLEGPLEAEVGPGHYRVAALSPATGEWSPALRAEGPVACVDLPPFRHDVLVRFTRA is encoded by the coding sequence ATGGGCCAACCGGTGTGCATCCATCCCGACAACCCGAAGCTCTTCCTCTTTCGCGGTCGGCCGCTCGTGGCGGTGACGGCGACGGAGCACTACGGCGCGGTGATGAACCGGCCATTCCGCTTCGAGCGTTACCTGGACGACGCCGGTGCGCGCGGGCTTACCCTCACGCGCCTGTTCGTTCTTTTCCGCGAGTTGCAGGCGGCCACGAACCCGTACTCGACCTGCAAGCCCGAATCGCCCGACTACATCGCGCCGTTCGCGCGCACGGGCCCCGGAGCCGCGCTCGACGGCCAACCGCGCTTCGACCTGGATCGTGACAACCCGGAGTTCTACGACCGCCTCCACCGCTTCGTGGCGGCGGCGGGAGAGAAGGGGATCCTGGTTGAGGTTACGCTGCTCAGCAACACCTATGGCCCGCACATCTGGGCGCTCAACCCCCTGCACGCCGCCAACAACGTGAACGCCCTGCCCGAGATCCCCTGGCCCGACTACACCTCGCTTCGACACCCGGAGGTCTACGCCCGGCAGGCGAGGCACGTTCGCCGGATCGCGCGCGAGTTAAACGGCTGCGACAACGTCTTCTTCGAGATCTGCAACGAGCCCGGCGGCCAGGCGCCGGCCGGACCGGGCGTGCCCACCGTGGACGAGGTGAACGCGTGGCAAGGGGCCATCGCTGCCGTCATCCGCGAGACCGAGGCCATCCTGCCGAACCGCCATCTCGTCGCCGGGCAGGAGGCCTTCCGCTGGGAACCGTTCGAGCAGACCACCACGCGGACGTTTCGCGACTTCCCCGTGGACATCGTCAACGTGCACCCGCTGCCGGCGACCACCTTCGATGGCCAGACCTATGACATGGGCGCCTTCATGTCGGGGCAACTCCGGCTGCGCGCCGTGCGTGACTACTGCCTGGCGACCTTCGCCGAGCCCCGACCGCTGAACCTGGACGAGGACAACGCCGCCAGCCAGTACAAGGACGAGGGCGGCTGGACGGTGCACCGCAAACGTGCCTGGGTCGCGCTCGTGTGCGGCGCCCACTACGACTACATCGACTTCTCGATCATAAACTACTGCGAGGCCGGCACGGCGGAATCGAGGCGGGGCATCCGCGGTCCGATGGGGCACCTGGCGCGGTTCATGCATTCGCTGGACCTGGCGGCGGCGCGGCCCCTGCCCGGAATCGTGCGCCGCGCGCCGAGGCACGCGCTGGACGCGGCCTTCGGCGTGCCAGGGCGCGACGTGGCCGTCTACCTGGCCGACGAGCGCGAGACCGGCGAGGCCGGGTGCGGCGAGCCGCTGGAGGGCCCGCTCGAGGCCGAGGTGGGGCCGGGCCACTACCGTGTAGCCGCGCTCTCACCGGCCACGGGGGAGTGGTCCCCCGCGCTGCGTGCCGAGGGGCCGGTCGCGTGCGTGGACTTGCCGCCGTTTCGGCACGACGTGCTGGTGCGCTTCACGCGCGCCTGA
- a CDS encoding phytanoyl-CoA dioxygenase family protein translates to MTPCPSFTDSRPLLGDAAALRERAHADGYLFVTGLVPRDAVDALAGAILRICREQGWADSEGHALGEPRLEGHEGWWDVYDPLQRLEAFHALAHRPEIVGLVGDLVGEEVLVHPRNIARVTFPGAAHYTTPPHQDYPLIQGAPDTYTVWLPLVDCPMELGGLAMLPGSHRVGLLPVHSESGPGGLAVDAEGLGLTWHMQDMRAGDALIFHSHTVHRALPNVSERDLRISADYRYQGASRPVVEDSLLPHYLRLSWDDIYAGWSAGGPRYYWRAFPLNVVARDAAIMQPAR, encoded by the coding sequence ATGACGCCTTGCCCATCGTTCACCGACTCGCGCCCGCTGCTAGGGGATGCCGCCGCGCTCCGCGAGCGTGCTCATGCCGACGGATACCTGTTCGTGACGGGGCTTGTGCCCCGCGACGCCGTGGACGCCCTCGCCGGGGCGATCCTGCGGATCTGCCGCGAGCAGGGCTGGGCCGACAGCGAGGGCCACGCGCTCGGCGAGCCCCGGCTGGAGGGGCACGAGGGTTGGTGGGACGTCTACGACCCGCTCCAGAGGCTGGAGGCGTTCCACGCGCTGGCGCACCGTCCGGAGATCGTGGGTCTGGTGGGCGACCTGGTTGGCGAGGAGGTGCTGGTGCACCCGCGCAACATCGCGCGGGTCACCTTCCCCGGCGCCGCCCACTACACCACCCCGCCGCACCAGGACTACCCGCTCATCCAGGGCGCGCCCGATACCTACACGGTCTGGCTCCCTCTCGTGGACTGCCCGATGGAGCTCGGGGGTCTGGCCATGCTGCCGGGCTCCCACCGCGTGGGGCTGCTCCCGGTGCACAGCGAGAGCGGGCCGGGCGGCCTCGCGGTGGATGCGGAGGGCCTGGGGCTGACCTGGCACATGCAGGACATGCGCGCGGGCGACGCGCTGATCTTCCACAGCCACACGGTGCACCGCGCGCTGCCCAACGTGAGCGAGCGTGACCTGCGCATATCGGCGGACTATCGGTACCAGGGCGCGTCGCGGCCCGTGGTGGAGGACAGCCTGCTTCCCCATTACCTGCGGCTGAGCTGGGACGACATCTACGCCGGGTGGAGCGCCGGGGGCCCGCGCTACTACTGGCGCGCTTTTCCGTTGAACGTGGTGGCGCGGGACGCGGCGATCATGCAGCCGGCGCGCTGA